In Lewinellaceae bacterium, a single window of DNA contains:
- a CDS encoding aminoglycoside 6-adenylyltransferase encodes MLELILSVASGNNNIRAVILNGSRANKNIKSDDFQDYDIVYVVDELKGFESRPTWIDVFGERIILQMPNSMKIDEDDSETEEDEITYLMLFKDFNRIDLKLVEVKNILNYKDSLSKILLDKDHLFKERLGPSEEDYMIKEPSQKEFLDCCNEFWWVSTYVIKGLARDEPIYAKEMLENPVRKMFMKMLSWYVGATKGFEINLGNCNRFLKEHVSSALWKRILRTYPDSEIINIWNSLMEMISVFHELGLEVAKETGLNYKIEESINVKEYIGNMKERIINKNPAANN; translated from the coding sequence ATGCTTGAGCTGATTCTTTCAGTTGCAAGTGGAAATAATAATATAAGAGCAGTAATATTAAACGGCTCTAGAGCGAATAAGAATATAAAAAGTGATGATTTTCAAGATTATGATATCGTCTACGTGGTGGATGAATTAAAAGGTTTTGAATCTAGGCCCACATGGATTGATGTATTTGGCGAAAGAATTATTTTACAAATGCCAAACTCAATGAAGATAGATGAAGATGATTCAGAAACAGAGGAAGATGAGATCACGTATTTAATGCTTTTCAAAGACTTCAATAGGATAGATTTAAAGTTGGTTGAAGTGAAAAACATATTAAACTACAAAGACAGTTTAAGTAAGATTTTGCTTGATAAGGATCATTTATTCAAAGAAAGGTTAGGGCCAAGTGAAGAAGATTATATGATAAAAGAACCATCACAAAAAGAGTTTTTAGATTGTTGTAATGAATTTTGGTGGGTATCAACTTATGTCATAAAAGGCTTAGCAAGGGATGAGCCAATATATGCAAAAGAAATGCTTGAAAACCCAGTAAGGAAAATGTTTATGAAAATGCTGTCTTGGTATGTGGGAGCAACGAAAGGCTTTGAAATTAACTTAGGAAACTGTAATCGTTTTTTGAAAGAACATGTCAGTTCAGCTTTATGGAAAAGGATTTTAAGGACGTATCCAGATTCGGAAATCATAAATATCTGGAATAGTTTGATGGAAATGATAAGTGTTTTTCATGAACTAGGACTTGAAGTAGCTAAAGAAACGGGGTTAAATTATAAGATAGAAGAATCGATAAATGTGAAAGAATACATTGGAAACATGAAGGAGAGAATAATAAATAAAAATCCTGCCGCCAATAACTAA
- a CDS encoding helix-turn-helix transcriptional regulator, with amino-acid sequence MVEQVKKYGGCPVSSTLKVFGGKWKPLILYFISVDVNRFGQLQRMIPDCSKRMMTKQLRELESDGLINRKVFAEVPPKVIYSLTEKGESLRPVFRELSKWGIKNVLEPKLSKQENTVHNNKG; translated from the coding sequence ATGGTCGAACAAGTAAAAAAATATGGAGGTTGTCCTGTTAGTAGCACTTTAAAAGTATTCGGTGGGAAGTGGAAACCACTAATTCTTTATTTCATTTCTGTTGATGTAAATAGATTTGGACAACTTCAAAGGATGATACCAGATTGCAGCAAAAGAATGATGACAAAGCAATTGAGAGAATTGGAAAGTGACGGATTAATTAACCGGAAAGTTTTTGCAGAAGTACCACCTAAAGTAATTTATAGTTTGACAGAAAAAGGTGAAAGCTTAAGGCCTGTTTTCCGAGAATTAAGTAAATGGGGGATTAAAAATGTATTAGAACCGAAATTGAGTAAACAGGAAAATACTGTGCACAATAATAAAGGCTGA
- a CDS encoding beta-lactamase family protein produces MAKKKSKRIIKILLLVGTIASLYFVPWPIVKAWITPMPETVQEQVNKAPDYGFDGIIVYVGIKGEKPGFYAAGYKNRENEIPADPHALFKIASVGKLYNALAITKLARSGQLSLDKSLADYLPELKGRIENADKITLKMMVQHRSGIPNFTDSFNYWAAPKESDDEKLALVLDLPANFEPGEDYEYSNTNYLLLARIMDKVLGYNHYQYIQEEILKPLHLNHTYGSIQEVNMDDVMSGYYVGYDTDLKTDDIGSMLATAEDLGKFIRALNDGSVFKDSKEQEIYSSIYKYEHTGLIPGYQTIAKYHKDIDAVVIQFTNTVDFEGYNWNLSEIMYSRIVKIIRNKTSL; encoded by the coding sequence ATGGCAAAGAAAAAATCAAAACGGATCATTAAAATTTTATTGCTTGTTGGAACAATAGCCTCTTTATACTTTGTTCCCTGGCCGATTGTAAAAGCGTGGATAACACCAATGCCTGAAACCGTGCAGGAGCAAGTAAATAAAGCCCCTGATTATGGCTTTGACGGGATTATTGTTTATGTAGGCATAAAAGGTGAAAAACCTGGATTTTATGCTGCAGGTTATAAAAACAGAGAAAACGAAATACCTGCCGATCCTCACGCCTTGTTCAAAATTGCCAGTGTAGGCAAGTTATATAATGCCCTGGCTATAACCAAACTGGCAAGAAGCGGCCAACTATCGCTAGATAAAAGCCTGGCCGATTACCTACCCGAACTGAAGGGAAGAATTGAAAATGCGGACAAAATCACCCTGAAAATGATGGTGCAGCATCGAAGTGGAATTCCAAATTTCACCGACTCGTTTAATTATTGGGCTGCGCCGAAAGAAAGCGATGATGAAAAACTTGCCTTAGTGCTTGATTTGCCTGCCAATTTCGAACCCGGTGAAGACTATGAATACTCGAACACCAATTACTTGCTGCTCGCAAGAATTATGGACAAGGTGCTTGGATATAATCATTATCAATATATCCAGGAAGAAATTTTAAAGCCACTTCATCTAAACCATACGTATGGCTCTATTCAAGAAGTAAACATGGACGATGTCATGAGTGGTTACTATGTTGGTTACGACACCGATTTAAAAACCGATGATATTGGCTCGATGTTGGCTACAGCAGAGGATTTGGGTAAATTCATACGCGCCTTGAATGATGGTTCTGTATTTAAGGATAGCAAAGAGCAGGAAATCTATTCCTCAATTTACAAGTATGAACATACTGGCTTGATTCCTGGGTATCAAACGATTGCCAAATACCACAAGGACATCGACGCGGTCGTCATCCAATTT
- a CDS encoding NAD(P)-binding domain-containing protein has translation MAARTAAIIGAGPAGLVAARWLREAGFRPTLIEEDIDVGGQWRVGGPQSSVWPGMRTNTSRVMTAFSDLPHPPGTPPYPTAEQIGAYLRRYAEQMGVLADARFRTRVDEVDPDPAGNGWIVRATHADGRTWEERFDHLVGATGRYRVPTIPQVAGLSSFTGSGGATHAAAYRGADPYRGQRVLVAGHSISALEIASELALRGAARVVVTARRHRYVLQKILAGVPIEHLVYTRYAAMASELRSPAESAAALKALILRTSGHPAQFGAPCASEDPFEAGFTQNQFYLALVAEDRIVPRPWMAQVTGGTVQFTDGSAEEVDAIIFATGYELSLPYLGPAAHAALAPDADQADLYHHTFHPGLPGFALVGVYHQSGPYFPTLELQARWVAYTWSGRRSAPAPAEMTAHIAASRPRSGPPPMLRMHTWARLLAGQAGVEPVPERWPELTRALLFGPQSPASFRLDGQDALPDAAQWVLEDAAAFGAIPDGRITADEQMQLDALAAARR, from the coding sequence ATGGCAGCACGGACAGCTGCGATCATCGGCGCCGGCCCGGCCGGGCTGGTAGCGGCGCGCTGGCTGCGAGAGGCCGGCTTCCGCCCGACGCTCATCGAAGAAGACATCGACGTCGGGGGGCAATGGCGGGTCGGCGGGCCGCAAAGCAGCGTCTGGCCGGGGATGCGCACCAACACCAGTCGCGTAATGACTGCGTTCTCCGACCTGCCGCACCCGCCCGGCACACCTCCTTACCCCACGGCCGAACAAATCGGCGCCTACCTCCGCCGCTACGCCGAACAGATGGGAGTACTCGCGGACGCCCGGTTTCGCACCCGCGTAGATGAGGTCGACCCTGACCCCGCCGGGAACGGTTGGATTGTGCGCGCCACACACGCTGACGGCCGTACCTGGGAAGAACGCTTCGACCATCTGGTCGGCGCCACCGGCCGGTACCGCGTGCCGACGATACCGCAGGTCGCTGGGCTGTCCAGCTTCACAGGCAGCGGCGGCGCTACCCATGCCGCCGCCTACCGCGGCGCCGACCCGTATCGCGGGCAGCGCGTTCTGGTCGCCGGGCACAGCATCAGCGCCCTGGAGATCGCCAGCGAGCTGGCGCTGCGAGGAGCGGCTCGCGTCGTGGTCACGGCGCGCCGGCATCGCTACGTGCTCCAGAAGATCCTGGCCGGCGTGCCTATCGAGCACCTCGTCTACACCCGCTACGCAGCGATGGCGTCCGAACTGCGGTCGCCTGCAGAAAGCGCTGCGGCCCTGAAGGCGCTCATCCTGCGCACCAGCGGCCACCCGGCGCAGTTTGGCGCGCCGTGCGCGTCGGAAGACCCGTTCGAGGCGGGCTTCACCCAAAACCAGTTCTACCTGGCGCTCGTAGCCGAAGACCGCATCGTGCCGCGCCCCTGGATGGCGCAGGTGACGGGCGGAACGGTGCAGTTCACGGATGGAAGCGCCGAAGAAGTCGACGCCATCATCTTCGCGACCGGCTATGAGCTTTCGCTTCCCTATCTCGGCCCGGCGGCGCACGCGGCGCTCGCACCGGACGCAGACCAGGCGGACCTCTACCATCACACCTTCCACCCTGGCCTGCCGGGCTTTGCCCTCGTGGGCGTCTACCACCAGTCGGGGCCTTACTTTCCGACGCTCGAGCTGCAGGCGCGGTGGGTGGCCTACACATGGAGCGGGCGCCGGTCGGCCCCGGCGCCCGCCGAGATGACGGCCCACATCGCCGCGTCGCGGCCCCGCAGCGGGCCGCCGCCGATGCTGCGCATGCATACCTGGGCGCGGCTGCTGGCCGGCCAGGCGGGCGTGGAGCCCGTCCCGGAGCGCTGGCCGGAACTGACGCGGGCGCTGCTCTTTGGCCCCCAGTCGCCGGCCTCATTCCGGCTGGACGGGCAGGATGCACTGCCCGACGCGGCACAGTGGGTACTGGAAGATGCGGCCGCCTTTGGGGCAATTCCGGACGGCAGGATCACCGCCGACGAGCAGATGCAGCTCGACGCGCTTGCAGCAGCGAGAAGATAG
- a CDS encoding CPBP family intramembrane metalloprotease, giving the protein MKNKLYQALSKPYIVIGVMAIAPLLSYFDRNYGYFFGLFIALFLLWGSKFDWSKFGFGQPLSFRTAWRGLLLALAIFLLIDVCIQPFLEIYFGRIDLSSVEEIRGDFGSFLILFVIMWVFAAFGEEFLFSGYYMKHLAEFLGDTDKAWMASAILLSIYFGMSHNYQGVAGMVAVGLASTFFFIAFALNRTNLALLVFAHGFYDTIGLTLIHLNKDDTFYKWALTLMEN; this is encoded by the coding sequence ATGAAAAACAAACTATACCAAGCCCTGTCAAAGCCCTACATCGTCATTGGCGTTATGGCCATCGCGCCATTGCTATCCTATTTTGACCGAAATTACGGTTATTTCTTCGGCCTGTTTATCGCGCTATTCTTACTATGGGGCAGTAAATTTGATTGGTCAAAATTCGGGTTCGGGCAGCCACTGAGTTTTCGGACCGCCTGGAGGGGGTTATTGCTTGCCCTGGCCATCTTTCTTCTGATAGATGTGTGCATTCAACCCTTCCTGGAAATTTATTTTGGGAGGATCGACCTGAGTTCCGTTGAAGAGATACGGGGCGACTTTGGAAGCTTCCTCATTCTCTTTGTCATCATGTGGGTTTTTGCAGCATTTGGGGAAGAATTCCTGTTCAGCGGCTATTATATGAAACACCTGGCCGAGTTTTTGGGCGATACCGACAAGGCCTGGATGGCCTCCGCCATTCTACTTTCTATCTATTTTGGAATGTCTCACAATTATCAGGGAGTCGCTGGAATGGTTGCCGTTGGATTGGCAAGTACCTTTTTCTTCATTGCATTCGCTTTGAACAGGACAAACCTCGCGTTGCTGGTCTTTGCGCACGGATTTTACGACACCATTGGCCTGACGCTTATTCATTTGAATAAAGATGACACTTTTTATAAATGGGCGTTAACGCTGATGGAAAACTAA